The following proteins come from a genomic window of Oceanispirochaeta sp. M1:
- a CDS encoding carbohydrate ABC transporter permease: MKQHKKTHPVVIAILALLMLSVLLPMIWGFFLSFRSNEEIAGMSGLDIHSIIPEVFTFINYFNFFDQTNFPRVLVITLYVCSTVTVISLLINTMAAYAFAKLSFPGKDLIFSIILATLILPIELLIIPLYGQILKFGMVNKLSSLIIPFVASGFGIFYMRQFIKGIPVELEEAAYMDGCSRFVIFFRIVLPLCRTALVTLGVIIFLQQWDSFLVPVTFISSKEKRVLQVILTDLHSGVYFNDYGILYAGIVIASVPILLLFAFIQKYYMEGIASSGIKG; encoded by the coding sequence ATGAAACAACATAAGAAAACACATCCCGTTGTCATTGCCATTCTGGCCCTTCTGATGCTCTCCGTTCTTCTTCCCATGATATGGGGGTTTTTCCTCTCTTTTCGCTCAAATGAAGAGATAGCTGGAATGTCCGGTCTGGATATTCATTCCATTATTCCGGAAGTTTTCACTTTTATCAACTATTTCAACTTTTTTGATCAGACTAATTTTCCAAGGGTTCTGGTGATAACTCTCTATGTCTGTTCGACTGTAACAGTGATCAGTCTTCTTATTAATACTATGGCTGCGTATGCTTTTGCAAAATTGTCATTTCCCGGTAAAGATTTAATATTCTCAATTATTCTGGCAACTCTGATACTGCCCATAGAACTTCTTATCATACCCTTGTATGGACAAATCTTAAAATTCGGTATGGTCAATAAGTTGAGTAGTTTAATCATTCCCTTTGTGGCAAGTGGCTTCGGAATCTTCTATATGAGGCAGTTTATCAAGGGGATACCGGTAGAACTAGAAGAAGCAGCTTATATGGACGGATGCAGTCGATTCGTTATTTTCTTTAGGATTGTTCTCCCCCTTTGCAGAACCGCACTGGTCACTCTGGGTGTTATCATTTTTCTTCAGCAATGGGATAGTTTTCTTGTACCTGTGACATTTATTAGCAGCAAAGAGAAAAGAGTTCTTCAGGTTATCTTGACGGATCTACATTCAGGAGTTTATTTCAATGATTATGGAATCCTTTATGCTGGAATTGTTATCGCCTCTGTGCCAATTCTTCTCCTTTTTGCTTTTATACAGAAATACTACATGGAGGGTATAGCGTCCTCAGGAATCAAAGGATAA
- a CDS encoding carbohydrate ABC transporter permease produces MGRGEFIGLKNFIKILSSYSFRKSLSVSAIFMAAVVVFQTTLSLLAAVLVNDETPIIKMCRVLYFLPVVFSFVVVGYLWRGLYNSDYGLINEIISAIGFKKQGFLDSPDQALMSLIITCIWKTWPFFMMILLAGLKEIPPSLYESAEIDGAGKIRQFIALTLPMMKRSILFVLVITTMDSVVKVFVPVFVMTSGGPMGSTDMLVHHIWRTAFRLGKFGEASAMSVILFLFVLIINLLQLKIGENDETT; encoded by the coding sequence ATGGGACGGGGAGAGTTCATTGGCCTTAAAAATTTCATTAAAATTCTAAGCAGCTACAGCTTTCGGAAGTCCTTATCAGTCAGTGCTATTTTCATGGCTGCTGTCGTGGTTTTTCAAACGACCTTATCTTTGTTAGCTGCGGTACTTGTCAATGATGAAACACCGATCATCAAAATGTGCAGAGTTTTATACTTTTTACCCGTCGTTTTTTCATTCGTGGTTGTAGGTTACCTCTGGCGAGGGCTATATAATTCGGACTATGGCCTTATAAATGAAATAATCTCTGCAATTGGATTTAAAAAGCAGGGTTTCCTGGACAGTCCCGATCAAGCTTTGATGTCCTTGATAATTACATGTATCTGGAAAACATGGCCATTTTTTATGATGATTCTATTAGCAGGATTAAAAGAAATACCTCCCAGCCTTTATGAATCAGCCGAGATTGACGGTGCTGGAAAAATCAGACAATTTATTGCTTTGACACTTCCCATGATGAAACGATCTATTCTGTTCGTTCTTGTAATTACGACAATGGATTCAGTTGTCAAAGTATTTGTTCCTGTTTTTGTCATGACCAGCGGAGGTCCGATGGGATCGACAGATATGTTGGTCCATCATATCTGGAGGACGGCCTTCAGACTTGGGAAATTTGGAGAAGCTTCGGCAATGTCGGTGATTCTGTTCCTATTTGTCCTGATCATCAATTTGCTACAGCTGAAAATTGGAGAAAATGATGAAACAACATAA
- a CDS encoding extracellular solute-binding protein, translated as MKKLLWIITIVLTTAGFSFAAGDQEASAESPKIIMNTFDDLWPEYMEEALIAAGLGGTVEFSTVPQNQYETNLKIQIASGEVGDLICMDAPTIAYYADMGALESLDAYWNKDDFNDLVGSAKEAVSWNGNIWAAPLNESNCVLYYNKEMFEKAGVLAVEGVENAWTLDDFLDAAKKLTVKNEKGETEVYGIMPQMFSIDQKNEGMTYTQMLWTWWFGADIISPNGKTVDGYFNSPESKSALQFYADLFNKYEVAPSTSMVNFFAGEKVAMYINGPWMTGVWKNNYPEFNDKWGAMPLPRGAAAASNSGSWNIAVTAQSENKEAAFAVLQAITGKEGAAIYCNESGNLPARKSVLDKTDMSTPPFNVIQEQLMMTSKARPVTPNYPVISEAYMNAFNAVAYGQDVDSAFKEAVQIMNDSLADK; from the coding sequence ATGAAAAAATTACTTTGGATCATAACGATCGTATTAACTACCGCTGGATTTTCTTTTGCAGCTGGAGATCAGGAAGCTTCAGCTGAATCGCCAAAAATTATTATGAATACTTTTGACGATCTTTGGCCCGAATACATGGAAGAGGCACTGATAGCTGCCGGATTGGGAGGAACTGTGGAATTTAGCACTGTTCCTCAAAACCAATATGAAACAAACCTTAAGATTCAAATAGCCTCAGGAGAGGTGGGAGACCTTATCTGTATGGATGCGCCCACAATCGCTTACTACGCTGACATGGGTGCATTAGAATCGTTGGATGCCTATTGGAATAAGGATGACTTTAATGATCTCGTAGGGTCTGCTAAAGAAGCTGTGAGTTGGAACGGCAATATTTGGGCTGCTCCTCTAAATGAATCTAACTGTGTTTTATATTACAACAAGGAGATGTTTGAAAAAGCTGGAGTTTTAGCAGTCGAAGGAGTCGAAAACGCATGGACTCTGGATGATTTTCTAGACGCGGCAAAGAAGTTGACTGTGAAGAATGAAAAAGGTGAAACTGAAGTATATGGGATTATGCCACAGATGTTCAGTATTGACCAAAAAAACGAAGGTATGACTTATACCCAGATGCTGTGGACCTGGTGGTTCGGAGCTGACATAATCAGCCCCAACGGAAAAACTGTTGATGGTTATTTTAACAGTCCCGAAAGTAAATCGGCTCTGCAATTTTATGCTGATCTGTTCAATAAATATGAGGTAGCACCTTCTACATCAATGGTAAATTTCTTTGCCGGAGAAAAGGTTGCTATGTATATTAATGGTCCCTGGATGACTGGGGTCTGGAAGAACAACTATCCCGAGTTTAATGATAAATGGGGGGCAATGCCTCTACCCCGAGGTGCGGCTGCCGCAAGTAATTCAGGCAGCTGGAATATAGCAGTAACAGCTCAATCTGAGAACAAAGAGGCTGCTTTTGCTGTTCTTCAGGCCATTACTGGTAAAGAAGGCGCCGCCATCTATTGTAATGAAAGTGGTAATCTTCCTGCCAGAAAATCTGTACTGGATAAAACAGATATGAGCACTCCACCCTTCAATGTCATTCAGGAGCAGCTTATGATGACATCAAAAGCCAGACCGGTGACGCCTAATTACCCTGTCATCTCAGAAGCATATATGAATGCATTCAATGCCGTAGCCTATGGTCAGGATGTTGATTCAGCCTTTAAAGAAGCCGTACAGATCATGAATGATAGTTTGGCCGATAAATAA
- a CDS encoding substrate-binding domain-containing protein has product MRKSRIVIVFMLISIMFSSVLFANGQAEESTTADKVFTIGMSQCNLGEPWRVQMNADVKSEADKYDNIKVIYKDAQNDTLKQRAHVEEFVSAEVDLLIISPKEAQPLTDPVSAAMAAGIPVIVLDRAVIGDDYTQFIGADNVIIGKAAGEWVVETFGGKGAKVVELMGLQTSPPGQDRHNGFREALKGSDVEVIFEADVKWLEPNARKEMESALSRFDDIDLVYGHNDPATHGAYLAAKAAGREGDIQFIGIDALPHEGVAYVKDGILNATFQYPTGGNVAIQQALKILAGETVEKNITLGSRLFTTDNVDAGGVEL; this is encoded by the coding sequence ATGAGAAAATCAAGAATCGTTATCGTGTTTATGCTAATCAGCATAATGTTCTCTTCGGTACTTTTCGCCAATGGTCAGGCAGAAGAAAGTACAACAGCTGATAAGGTGTTCACCATCGGTATGAGCCAGTGTAACCTTGGAGAGCCATGGCGTGTTCAGATGAATGCCGATGTGAAATCAGAAGCAGACAAGTATGATAATATTAAAGTGATCTACAAAGATGCTCAGAATGACACTCTCAAACAGAGAGCTCATGTTGAGGAATTTGTAAGTGCTGAAGTTGATCTACTGATCATCAGTCCGAAAGAAGCACAGCCTTTAACTGACCCTGTATCAGCTGCTATGGCAGCGGGTATTCCTGTAATCGTTCTCGATAGAGCAGTAATCGGTGATGACTATACACAGTTCATCGGTGCCGACAACGTAATTATCGGTAAAGCTGCCGGAGAGTGGGTTGTAGAGACATTCGGTGGAAAAGGTGCAAAAGTTGTAGAACTTATGGGTCTTCAGACTTCTCCTCCCGGACAGGATCGACACAATGGTTTCAGAGAGGCTCTTAAAGGTTCTGATGTTGAAGTAATTTTTGAAGCCGATGTTAAATGGCTTGAGCCAAATGCTAGAAAAGAGATGGAGTCAGCTCTCTCCAGATTTGATGATATCGATCTTGTTTACGGACATAACGACCCGGCAACTCACGGTGCCTACCTTGCAGCAAAAGCAGCAGGAAGAGAAGGGGATATCCAGTTTATCGGAATCGATGCTCTTCCCCATGAAGGCGTTGCTTATGTTAAAGACGGAATTCTCAATGCAACATTTCAGTACCCTACGGGTGGTAATGTGGCTATTCAGCAGGCTCTTAAAATCCTTGCCGGAGAAACAGTAGAAAAAAATATCACACTCGGTTCAAGATTGTTCACAACGGATAATGTTGATGCAGGTGGAGTTGAACTTTAA
- a CDS encoding ABC transporter permease: MTDSLQTLPLIKKGGFVQFLSSSAGRATIAFVLVILLGLIFNADGAFFKLGMHRDALRQASVFGILAVGMTVVIITGGIDLSVGSILAVSAVLFSILTIHLDWPSWISILACIVVGAGLGAISGALIAVAKLQPFIATLAMMTFGRGVAKYITGGQKISTYLTNSDGEVVIKKLPGIFKVIDSRIMGGNLAVVSIIFLFCLLVTWLLLARHKWGRELFSIGGNEEAARLSGVPVKWTKFLAYTVSGIMCAIAGIAQAAQETQGDPEAGGGYELTAIAMVVIGGTSLAGGRGGMGLTLLGVLTIGYLEKILSINAVPESGRLLITGVIIVLAVLTQRKNRN; encoded by the coding sequence ATGACAGATAGTTTACAGACATTACCTCTGATAAAAAAAGGAGGATTTGTCCAGTTTTTATCCAGCTCCGCAGGTAGAGCAACTATTGCCTTTGTACTGGTTATACTGCTGGGACTGATTTTTAATGCCGACGGAGCATTCTTTAAATTGGGGATGCACAGAGACGCTCTGCGTCAGGCATCGGTATTCGGTATTCTGGCCGTAGGCATGACTGTAGTTATTATAACTGGTGGGATCGATCTTTCTGTAGGAAGTATACTCGCTGTATCGGCCGTATTATTTTCCATACTCACAATACATCTTGATTGGCCTTCCTGGATCTCCATTTTGGCCTGTATTGTCGTAGGAGCCGGGTTGGGAGCTATCTCGGGGGCTCTTATTGCAGTGGCCAAACTTCAGCCTTTTATTGCGACACTTGCCATGATGACCTTTGGACGGGGTGTTGCCAAATACATTACCGGAGGGCAAAAAATATCAACCTATCTGACCAATTCAGACGGGGAAGTGGTCATCAAAAAACTTCCAGGAATATTTAAGGTAATTGATTCGAGAATCATGGGGGGGAATCTTGCCGTTGTTTCAATCATATTTTTGTTTTGTCTCCTTGTCACTTGGCTGCTCCTTGCAAGGCATAAATGGGGAAGAGAGTTGTTTTCCATTGGTGGAAACGAAGAAGCCGCCAGGCTTTCAGGTGTCCCTGTCAAATGGACCAAATTCCTTGCCTATACTGTATCGGGAATTATGTGTGCCATAGCCGGAATCGCCCAGGCTGCCCAGGAAACTCAGGGAGACCCTGAAGCAGGCGGTGGATATGAGCTTACAGCCATTGCAATGGTTGTCATCGGGGGAACAAGTCTGGCCGGAGGCCGCGGGGGGATGGGGTTAACACTTCTCGGGGTTCTCACTATCGGTTATCTGGAAAAGATTCTCAGTATTAATGCAGTTCCCGAATCAGGACGTTTGCTGATTACCGGAGTCATTATTGTCCTTGCGGTATTAACACAGCGGAAAAACAGGAATTAA
- a CDS encoding sugar ABC transporter ATP-binding protein, which produces MNSDLSIPVIAMKGIGKKFGKVRVLENIDFEIFPGEVHILAGENGAGKSTLMKILSGVYTSYEGTISMDGKVIAPATPLEANHMGISVIHQELSLIPSMSVRDNLFLGRPVTSLGFIRDREQNRKALSVLNDVGLDVSADAFVEDLSISMQQLIEIAKAISINAKVIIMDEPSSSLNSKDVEILFSLIEKLKEQGCGIVYISHRMEEIERLANRITVLRDGKFVGTSPAEKLTTPKLINWMVGREMTNLFPRYEMNRGKEKLRIENLSVSDNEKTLVKGINLTVNSGEILGIAGLQGCGASELLMGLFGGYNKKTADHIFLNGNEISINKPSDAIKRKIALLTNDRKATGLVLPMSIIANICMSGLVELSKWGWRNIFGEISAAEKQGEALQIHASSYEMEVGMLSGGNQQKAAIAKWMQISPEVLLLDEPTRGIDIGAKHEIYQLMNEWTKQGISIVLITSEMPELLAMSDRVLVMHRGSITAEFTREEADAEKILAAAMGKETIRI; this is translated from the coding sequence TTGAACTCAGATTTATCCATCCCTGTCATTGCTATGAAGGGAATCGGGAAAAAATTTGGAAAAGTACGTGTTTTAGAAAATATAGATTTTGAGATATTTCCCGGAGAAGTACATATTCTTGCCGGTGAAAATGGTGCCGGGAAAAGTACGTTAATGAAGATTCTGTCCGGAGTGTATACCAGTTATGAAGGGACCATCTCTATGGATGGTAAGGTCATTGCTCCGGCAACGCCCCTTGAAGCCAATCATATGGGGATCTCCGTAATTCATCAGGAGCTGTCTCTTATCCCCTCTATGAGTGTCAGAGATAATCTGTTTCTAGGACGGCCTGTGACCAGTTTGGGTTTTATCCGCGATAGAGAACAAAATAGAAAAGCACTGTCCGTTTTAAATGATGTTGGGCTCGATGTATCTGCTGATGCCTTTGTCGAGGACCTTTCAATTTCTATGCAGCAGCTGATTGAAATAGCAAAAGCCATCAGTATCAATGCAAAAGTTATTATTATGGATGAACCAAGCAGTTCTCTCAATTCTAAAGATGTGGAAATCCTCTTTTCACTCATTGAGAAATTAAAAGAGCAGGGTTGTGGAATTGTCTATATCAGCCACAGGATGGAGGAGATCGAGAGGTTGGCCAACAGGATTACTGTTCTCAGAGACGGTAAATTTGTTGGTACTTCTCCGGCGGAAAAACTCACTACTCCTAAATTGATCAACTGGATGGTCGGTCGTGAAATGACCAACTTGTTTCCAAGATATGAAATGAACCGGGGAAAAGAGAAACTTCGTATAGAAAATTTATCGGTTTCTGATAATGAGAAAACACTTGTCAAAGGTATAAATCTAACAGTCAATTCGGGTGAAATCCTGGGTATTGCTGGTTTACAAGGTTGCGGTGCCAGTGAGCTTCTAATGGGACTCTTTGGTGGTTACAACAAAAAAACAGCTGATCACATTTTCCTCAATGGTAATGAGATCAGCATTAACAAACCTTCTGACGCCATCAAAAGGAAAATTGCTCTTTTGACAAATGATCGGAAAGCAACGGGACTCGTACTACCTATGTCGATTATCGCCAATATCTGCATGTCGGGACTTGTGGAATTATCCAAGTGGGGCTGGAGAAATATTTTCGGAGAAATATCTGCCGCTGAGAAACAGGGTGAAGCTCTGCAGATTCATGCTTCGTCCTACGAAATGGAGGTCGGTATGCTTTCAGGGGGAAATCAGCAAAAAGCGGCTATTGCGAAATGGATGCAGATCTCACCTGAAGTCCTCCTGCTCGATGAGCCGACCAGAGGGATTGATATCGGAGCAAAACACGAAATCTATCAGCTTATGAATGAGTGGACCAAACAGGGGATCTCAATAGTGTTGATTACTTCGGAAATGCCTGAACTGCTGGCCATGAGTGATCGTGTGCTAGTTATGCACAGAGGTTCGATAACCGCTGAATTTACAAGAGAGGAAGCCGATGCAGAGAAGATTCTTGCAGCTGCAATGGGAAAGGAGACAATAAGAATATGA
- a CDS encoding ATP-binding protein: MEKIYKLLFEFKNKGKSIIYISHNMDEIFRFADRVTILQDGRRIGTEEVKDLDKIKLMKLTYSFVLSREELEKDNMELYLLKKYNENIIKNIPIGVMILDKDKQITQVNLSALKLFSPGEEELTGKILGTVLGNILKDHGAEISKAIELMTEGVWEDLQWSENRIVTIKVFPLHDNSLDCIGSILLLEDVSQERHFNDYLLRSEKIASVAELAAGVAHEINTPLSVIHNYIDLLKPNYMDSYSSDKLDRIKNQLSMISDIIGGLLSFTKIQSLPPKQLDITELVDDVVLLIQHKIISKNIHLKWEKGEQNIYVSGDENRLKQVLINLLINGIEAVLEGGHIGIFIEQNENEWVEISIRDDGSGIPPHILSKIFNPFFSTKAGKKNTGLGLSICQHIIESHNGVITCQSDEGTTMGIRLPIVGN, encoded by the coding sequence ATGGAAAAAATCTACAAACTCCTATTTGAATTTAAAAATAAAGGAAAAAGCATTATCTATATCTCCCACAACATGGATGAAATTTTCCGATTTGCCGACCGCGTTACCATTCTTCAGGACGGTCGTAGAATAGGGACCGAGGAAGTTAAAGATCTCGATAAGATTAAACTGATGAAACTCACCTACTCCTTTGTTCTGAGTCGGGAAGAGTTGGAAAAAGATAATATGGAACTGTATCTTCTCAAAAAATACAATGAAAATATAATTAAAAATATTCCTATAGGAGTCATGATTCTCGATAAGGATAAACAGATAACTCAGGTCAACTTATCCGCTCTGAAACTTTTCAGTCCTGGAGAGGAAGAGCTTACCGGAAAGATCCTCGGAACAGTGCTGGGCAATATACTGAAAGATCATGGAGCTGAAATATCGAAAGCAATCGAACTGATGACCGAAGGGGTCTGGGAGGATCTGCAATGGAGTGAAAACAGAATTGTTACCATCAAAGTTTTCCCCCTGCATGACAATTCCCTGGATTGTATCGGATCTATATTGCTTCTGGAAGATGTCTCACAGGAGCGTCATTTCAACGATTACCTGCTGAGATCTGAAAAAATCGCATCTGTCGCAGAATTAGCCGCTGGGGTAGCTCATGAGATTAATACGCCCTTAAGTGTCATCCACAACTATATTGACCTTCTAAAACCAAATTATATGGATTCTTATTCTTCCGATAAACTGGATAGGATTAAAAATCAGCTCTCAATGATCTCCGACATTATTGGGGGACTTCTCTCCTTTACCAAGATACAATCGTTACCTCCAAAACAACTCGACATAACTGAACTTGTAGATGATGTGGTTTTGCTAATTCAGCATAAAATCATCAGTAAAAACATTCATCTTAAATGGGAAAAAGGCGAACAGAATATCTATGTTTCGGGAGATGAAAATCGCCTGAAGCAGGTTTTAATAAATCTTCTGATTAATGGGATAGAAGCCGTCCTGGAGGGGGGACATATAGGGATCTTTATTGAGCAGAATGAAAATGAGTGGGTTGAAATTTCAATCAGAGATGATGGTTCTGGAATTCCACCTCATATTCTGAGTAAGATTTTTAATCCTTTTTTCAGTACAAAAGCCGGCAAGAAGAATACAGGGCTTGGTCTCTCAATCTGTCAGCACATTATCGAATCCCATAATGGTGTAATCACTTGTCAGAGTGATGAGGGAACCACAATGGGAATCAGGCTTCCCATTGTCGGGAATTAG